The Bacteriovorax sp. Seq25_V genome window below encodes:
- a CDS encoding CFI-box-CTERM domain-containing protein, translated as MYKIILLALLTLIPTFSYGYKVEMGDDDEPIAYGRNTVSNNFELLVKSQGDGATKESAYKLYMPWALPAGASHYATSSLGDSSSSTAGIIFDLELTDDNRTDLELFVAVRNSSDTEYVIKKQLSTSSPFVSLQELCTGDSTDLICTDLDASGSYNLNKTVDFYMYVFYADDDSNFARNSEINPSDSSASNGLFFRAYFSNDVSDLANGGETRVQTQEIGRGDKSLRISYTGLIDGNDINVDRIAAFGSLESAGPTATFYKIFDGASTSDRVEINKLENGNSYCFLLKYINRWGLVSSNDEVLSSNCGTPTEIENLIKEKSCYFVTAGFQGDHYVLEYFRHFRDTVLVNYFLGRAFINIYYSTAPQYAHYIYESPFLSLVVRSISYVIYFVMNYIGFVLSGLTSIFVGLNIWKRTKNDRNEK; from the coding sequence ATGTATAAAATCATTTTATTAGCACTTCTTACACTTATTCCGACTTTTAGCTACGGCTATAAAGTTGAAATGGGTGATGATGATGAGCCCATCGCTTATGGACGAAATACAGTCTCAAATAATTTTGAGCTTCTCGTAAAATCACAGGGTGATGGGGCAACTAAAGAGTCTGCTTATAAATTGTATATGCCATGGGCCCTGCCGGCTGGCGCATCCCATTACGCAACCAGTAGTTTGGGTGATTCTAGTAGTAGTACAGCTGGAATTATTTTTGATCTTGAGTTAACAGATGATAATCGAACAGATCTTGAGCTTTTTGTTGCCGTAAGAAATTCTTCTGACACCGAATATGTTATAAAAAAACAGCTTTCAACTTCATCACCATTTGTTTCTCTACAAGAGTTATGTACAGGAGATTCAACAGACTTAATTTGTACTGATTTAGATGCTAGTGGAAGTTACAATCTCAATAAAACAGTTGATTTTTATATGTACGTTTTCTACGCAGATGATGATAGTAATTTTGCTAGAAATTCTGAAATCAACCCATCTGATTCATCAGCAAGTAATGGTCTTTTTTTTAGAGCGTATTTTTCAAATGACGTTTCTGACTTGGCTAATGGGGGAGAGACGAGAGTTCAAACTCAAGAAATTGGTCGAGGAGATAAAAGTCTTCGAATTTCGTACACTGGTCTTATTGACGGTAATGATATTAACGTAGATCGTATTGCCGCATTTGGCTCTCTTGAGTCAGCTGGTCCAACAGCTACGTTCTACAAAATATTTGATGGAGCAAGTACATCTGATCGTGTGGAGATTAATAAACTTGAAAATGGTAATTCGTATTGTTTTCTATTAAAGTATATCAATCGTTGGGGACTTGTCTCAAGTAACGATGAGGTCCTTTCATCGAATTGTGGAACACCAACTGAGATCGAAAACCTAATCAAAGAAAAGTCTTGTTACTTTGTAACTGCTGGGTTTCAAGGAGATCATTACGTTCTCGAATACTTTAGACATTTTAGAGATACTGTTCTTGTAAATTATTTTTTAGGAAGAGCTTTTATTAATATCTATTATTCAACAGCTCCTCAATATGCACATTATATCTATGAGAGTCCATTTCTTTCGTTAGTTGTTAGAAGTATTTCTTATGTAATTTATTTTGTAATGAATTATATTGGATTTGTTTTATCTGGACTCACCAGCATCTTTGTTGGCTTGAATATTTGGAAAAGAACTAAAAATGACAGAAATGAAAAATAA
- a CDS encoding alpha-ketoglutarate-dependent dioxygenase AlkB: MIIKNNKKKRQRRDITPGLYYNAGFLNGPSKTSLVHEIESFFPIWEERFSKSNPPPEGDTWRSLLRPVYWLGNWQFACLDYFHPPLGLEYRCVDAEPFPPFMQKLVDQIEAMTRKMGGSEVPKDWKLNTCLINYYGSKIDNGSEVDMARVGDHKDSEPGPVASISLGERAFFQFVKGRPTDPRNVVMEQWLGDGSLLIFWSKKFKEELFHRVQRVENKTKVLFNDHLDDYKTRRINLTFRYVPDQYIFPLSKMPNEKREDINIYVDKLAEKSEFWRAQK, encoded by the coding sequence ATTATTATTAAAAATAATAAGAAGAAACGACAGCGTAGGGATATTACTCCAGGCCTTTATTATAATGCCGGTTTTCTAAATGGACCAAGTAAGACATCTTTGGTCCATGAAATAGAGTCTTTCTTTCCTATTTGGGAAGAGCGTTTTTCTAAATCAAATCCACCTCCTGAGGGAGACACATGGCGCTCACTTTTAAGACCTGTATATTGGCTTGGAAATTGGCAATTTGCTTGTCTTGATTATTTTCATCCTCCGCTAGGCCTCGAGTATCGTTGTGTTGACGCTGAACCTTTCCCTCCTTTTATGCAAAAGCTTGTTGATCAGATTGAAGCAATGACAAGGAAGATGGGTGGAAGTGAAGTTCCAAAGGATTGGAAGCTAAACACATGTCTAATTAACTATTACGGTTCAAAAATTGATAATGGAAGTGAAGTCGATATGGCCCGCGTTGGTGATCACAAAGATAGTGAGCCAGGACCTGTTGCATCTATTTCTCTTGGTGAGCGCGCCTTTTTTCAATTTGTAAAAGGACGTCCAACAGACCCTCGAAATGTTGTGATGGAGCAGTGGCTAGGAGATGGTTCTCTTTTAATTTTCTGGTCGAAGAAATTTAAGGAAGAACTATTTCATCGTGTTCAACGTGTTGAGAATAAGACTAAAGTTCTTTTTAATGATCATCTCGATGATTATAAAACTCGTCGAATTAATCTAACTTTTAGGTACGTACCTGATCAGTATATTTTTCCGTTATCAAAAATGCCTAATGAAAAAAGAGAAGATATTAATATCTATGTGGATAAGCTCGCCGAGAAATCAGAGTTCTGGCGAGCTCAGAAATAA
- a CDS encoding response regulator, whose protein sequence is MKNKILIIDDEPDILELLAEELEYEGFATACAGSGNDAVRILENENFDLVISDYKMPNGNGKVVLDYVKSIPESRRPVFFFVSGQADMSFEEALNEGVRKFFYKPFDLEELIVAIKEEIVKS, encoded by the coding sequence ATGAAAAATAAAATTTTAATCATCGATGATGAGCCAGATATTTTAGAGTTGTTAGCTGAAGAACTTGAATATGAAGGCTTTGCAACAGCTTGTGCCGGTTCAGGTAATGATGCAGTAAGAATTCTTGAAAATGAGAACTTCGATCTGGTTATATCGGACTATAAAATGCCAAATGGTAATGGCAAAGTTGTTCTCGATTATGTTAAATCAATCCCTGAATCGCGAAGACCGGTATTCTTTTTCGTTTCCGGTCAAGCAGATATGTCATTTGAAGAAGCTCTGAATGAAGGGGTAAGAAAATTCTTTTATAAGCCATTCGATCTCGAAGAACTAATTGTGGCGATTAAAGAAGAAATCGTTAAGTCCTAG